The genomic stretch cccttccttttcctcttcgCTTCAACTGACAACTCATGAGTCATGACCAATCTACCCTTCCCCTTCTCCGACTAGCGACCCGCGATCGACCCACCATTCCCCTTTCTCTTTGCTTCGATTGGTGACTTGCATTTGACCCCAACCGCAGAGGTGAGTTTATAATTTTAGTagcttcaatttttcaattttttgatttttttggttttgtcaGTTTGttgatttgttctttttttttttatcggttctttttttcatatttgtttggttttttcagttttcagtttgtttgatttttctatttctttgatcaaatcagtttaattttttacacaATTTCAATCTATTCGATTTCAGTATTTCGGTTAGTACGATAACCAAACTAACGTAATGTTCACCCCTAGGCACAACATAGAGTGATGATTTCGGTTGGACTATTATGGACCacctaaaatagaaaaaaaggaGATGATGGAGGAAAAGATTAAATAAGAGAACAATACACAATGTTAGTTGGGCCATActattttccttcttgtttttctATCTTTAGGAATCCATTCACCGAGACTAAACaggaattaacaaaatcaaaactcatgaatggtttaattaattagtattcTCTCCGTTATCAAACTTTCGAAATCCAAAGTCATCATCCGACGGTTTAAGAACTTTAGATTCTCCTAAATTGTGCAATAGATGAGCTGCTTCAATTAGGGTCAGTGCCTACTAAGCCATTCTAAGAAAACATGAGCAGGATTCATTGGGATCAAAGAATAAACAAATactttttagagagagagagagagctagagaGTATGATAAGCCTGTGAGCAGCTTTGGCAGTTCTTGTTTTCCTTAAGATGTTTGTTTTCTATTCTGAGTCTCTAATGATTCCATTTTCTGGCCTCTGGTTCCCTCCTTGGTCGAAATGAACTTTAatttagtaaaagaaaaagggaaattaAGCCCCATTAATTCTTTCTTGCACAGTTGTTTGATAGTTTCTTCTTTCTATTAATTTTGCCCAATTTTGAAGTAATTGCAAACTTAATACAAGTCCACCATTACTGAAAGGTATACCCATACGTTCACATGGCGCACCCAACTGTAGTGATATAGAAGCTTACTCCGGAAGATCTACCGATCAAGAAAACAGCATCATACGAGGTATAAGTTTATACATATTAAGAATGCCACAAGAATTAATTGTTCAGTCCAAAAATAATGGCTTGAAAACATGCAGGACTCAGGCATTCGTATGAAGTAGCATGGGATGTCCTAAAATTCGTAGGTACGAAGAGCAAATTCACTTCAATCCTCTGCTGATGTTTCTGCATGGTTGGTTGGTATTAACGTTTGTTTGTTCCCCTCTTGAACGCTTGCAGTACCCTGCACCAAAACTATATATGAGATAAAGTTGAAACATGCCCAAGTCCTTGAACTGCTGAGTTGCATTTCTTGCCAAATATCGGCTTTAAGTCACTCCCAGATAGAGAATAGCGAATTATTTCAAGCAATTTTCAATGCAGTCAAGCACGGGGTCGTTGAGTTTGTGGAAGAAATGCTCATAGCTTATCCCGATATCATATGGGTACTTGATGAGGATAGCCGCAACATATTCCTATATGCAGTTCTTCAACGACGAGAAAAGATTTTCAACTTGTTACACAAGATGGGGCCTAAGAGGAACATGATAGCAACTAGCTTGGACAAAGATGATAACTCCATCTTACACCACGCGGCCATGTTGTCGCCCTCTTCTCATCTTGATCGCATTTCTGGTGCAGCTCTCAAGATGCAAAGGGAACTCCAGTGGTTTCAGGTGATCCCCATTATCCTTGTTAATTTGCCTTTTACATATATTAAGGTGAATTAATTCTTACGGCATCAAGGGCTATTAATTGCAGGAAGTGGAGAAAGTTGTTCAACCAATGTATAGAGAAATGCAAAACAAGAAGGGCCAGACGGCTCGATCTTTGTTTATTTCAGAGCatgagaaaatgaaggaagaagGGGAGAAATGGATGAAGGAGACGTCACAATCATGCACTGTTGTGGCCGCTCTTGTCGCCACCGTTATGTTCACAGCAATCTTCACTGTGCCAGGCGGCTTCGATGAGCAAACCGGCAAACCACTTTACTTATACAAGGATTCCTTAATGATCTTCATAGTATCCGATGCCTTGTCCATGTTCTCTTCTGCCAGTTCCGTGCTCATGTTCTTAGGGATCCTCAAATCACGCTACACTGAAGATGAATTTCTCGTGTCTTTGCCAAGGAAACTCATAATAGGCGTAGCCACCCTATTCTTCTCTATAGCCAGCATGATGGTTACTTTTGGCACCACCATTCACATATTCCTCAGCCACCGGATCTCCTGGATCACCATTCCTGTTCTTCTGCTATGTTGTATCCCAGTCATGATTCTAGTGTTCCCCCAAGTCCCACTTCTCTATGAGATTTTCCATTCAACACATGGACCAGGCATCTTTGAGGggcaaaagagaaggaaaaagaagaaaagcatGCGTTAGAAAAGCTGTTTGATTCATTACTCGTTTTCCTTTCTCCTATTTCTTTTTACATACCCAATTACTTGAGTGTATTAGTTTGATCGTGGTACACCTAAAACTTAATCATAAGTTCATTTCAAACTTGAAGGCTTAAaatttctcattctctttcaCTTTCTTTCTTGTGTATTTTa from Diospyros lotus cultivar Yz01 chromosome 9, ASM1463336v1, whole genome shotgun sequence encodes the following:
- the LOC127809127 gene encoding uncharacterized protein LOC127809127, translating into MALGRRNDATDNRSSSEGSEEGERTDTSDDYSDQDSYELGNHNARPTSTQSPSSEESETTVSLNEEAEQEGIDKEAHLVNLNKFLHKGDWTLVKYLLELHPEALTKKLSLYGDRALHIAAISGHVKIVEELVNMISKKDLLLKNNFGETALSIAAGGGIVKIAKPLVRKNFSLLRVTNIPGLIPVVVAAKFGHIEMVRYLYCMTPEKELDPKRGKQGVKLLTTCIVAQIYDVALDLVQKFPDLAITVLKEPPGGTLNTLATRHTAFPSGTHLSFWQRWIYLCIPIRSHGAPNCSDIEAYSGRSTDQENSIIRGLRHSYEVAWDVLKFVVPCTKTIYEIKLKHAQVLELLSCISCQISALSHSQIENSELFQAIFNAVKHGVVEFVEEMLIAYPDIIWVLDEDSRNIFLYAVLQRREKIFNLLHKMGPKRNMIATSLDKDDNSILHHAAMLSPSSHLDRISGAALKMQRELQWFQEVEKVVQPMYREMQNKKGQTARSLFISEHEKMKEEGEKWMKETSQSCTVVAALVATVMFTAIFTVPGGFDEQTGKPLYLYKDSLMIFIVSDALSMFSSASSVLMFLGILKSRYTEDEFLVSLPRKLIIGVATLFFSIASMMVTFGTTIHIFLSHRISWITIPVLLLCCIPVMILVFPQVPLLYEIFHSTHGPGIFEGQKRRKKKKSMR